A single window of Jeotgalibacillus haloalkalitolerans DNA harbors:
- a CDS encoding metal-dependent hydrolase, giving the protein MKISYHGHSIIKIETNGKTILLDPFINGNEQTDLNADDQNPDVIILTHGHNDHVGDTVEIAKRSDALVIAPFELANYMEMQGLKTHPMHIGGAYEFEFGKVKFTQAFHGSSYTTEDNQIIYTGMPAGVLFMAEGKTVYHAGDTALFGDMKLIGDRHPIDIAFLPIGDNFTMGPEDAAYAAELLQATHVVPIHYNTFPPIKQDPEKFINMLKDGQGKMMHAGDHVEL; this is encoded by the coding sequence ATGAAAATTTCTTACCATGGACATTCAATTATTAAAATTGAAACAAACGGCAAAACGATTCTGCTTGACCCATTTATCAATGGCAACGAACAGACAGACCTGAATGCAGACGATCAGAACCCTGATGTGATTATCCTGACACACGGACATAACGACCACGTCGGTGACACAGTAGAGATTGCTAAACGGAGTGATGCACTGGTCATCGCGCCATTTGAACTGGCAAATTATATGGAAATGCAGGGATTAAAAACTCACCCGATGCACATTGGAGGAGCATATGAATTTGAGTTCGGAAAAGTAAAATTCACTCAGGCATTCCACGGTTCATCCTATACAACTGAAGACAATCAGATTATTTACACTGGCATGCCGGCAGGAGTACTCTTCATGGCTGAGGGAAAAACGGTCTATCACGCCGGTGACACCGCACTCTTCGGCGATATGAAACTCATTGGTGACAGACATCCGATTGACATCGCATTTCTGCCAATCGGCGACAACTTCACAATGGGACCGGAAGATGCCGCATACGCCGCAGAACTGCTACAGGCAACACATGTCGTCCCGATTCACTACAACACATTCCCGCCAATCAAACAGGATCCTGAAAAATTCATCAACATGCTCAAAGACGGCCAGGGCAAAATGATGCATGCCGGAGATCATGTGGAATTATAA